The following are encoded together in the Vidua macroura isolate BioBank_ID:100142 chromosome 6, ASM2450914v1, whole genome shotgun sequence genome:
- the PTDSS2 gene encoding phosphatidylserine synthase 2 produces MRRGERRAHGGNVGKAALEEQQPPAPPPPPAQPNGGAPGAERNGAGPRRSTESEVYDDGTNTFFWRAHTLTVLFILTCALGYVTLLEETPQDTAYNTKRGIVASILVFLCFGVTQAKDGPFSRPHPAYWRFWLCVSVVYELFLIFILFQTVQDGRQFMKYIDPHLGVPLPERDYGGNCLIYDPGNGTDPFHNIWDKLDGFVPAHFFGWYLKTLMIRDWWMCMIISVMFEFLEYSLEHQLPNFSECWWDHWIMDVILCNGLGIYCGMKTLSWLSLKTYKWQGLWNIPTYKGKMKRIVFQFTPYSWVKFEWKPASSLRRWLAVCGIIFVFLLAELNTFYLKFVLWMPPEHYLVLLRLVFFVNVGGVAMREIYDFMDDPKFHKKLGQQAWLVAAITATEFLIVVKYDPYTLTLSLPFYITQCWILGIILVLTWTAWRFFIRDITLRYKEIRRQKQEHRHEKDKCLSNGDGHSALLDEPNGNKLRERKL; encoded by the exons ATGAGGCGCGGCGAGAGGCGGGCGCACGGCGGGAACGTGGGCAAGGCCgcgctggaggagcagcagccgccggcgccgccgccgccccccgcgcaGCCCAACGGCGGCGCCCCCGGGGCCGAGCGGAACGGCGCCGGACCCCGCCGCAGCACCGAGTCCGAGGTGTACGACGACGGCACCAACACGTTCTTCTG GAGAGCTCATACCCTGACAGTCCTGTTCATCCTCACGTGTGCGCTGGGCTACGTAACCCTGCTGGAAGAGACTCCCCAGGACACAGCCTACAACACAAAGAG AGGAATTGTCGCcagtattttggttttcttgtgtTTCGGGGTGACACAAGCTAAAGATGGACCATTCTCAAGACCTCACCCAG CTTACTGGAGGTTTTGGCTGTGTGTCAGCGTGGTCTATGAGctcttcctcatcttcatcctctTCCAG ACCGTGCAGGACGGGAGGCAGTTCATGAAGTACATCGACCCCCATTTAGGGGTTCCTCTGCCAGAGAGGGACTATGGGGGCAACTGCCTGATTTATGACCCTGGCAATGGAACTGATCCCTTCCACAACATCTGG GACAAGCTGGATGGATTTGTTCCTGCTCACTTTTTTGGGTGGTACCTGAAG ACTCTGATGATTCGGGACTGGTGGATGTGCATGATCATCAGTGTCATGTTTGAGTTCCTGGAGTACAGCCTGGAGCACCAGCTCCCAAACTTCAGTGAATGCTGGTGGGATCAC TGGATAATGGATGTGATCTTATGTAACGGGTTAGGAATTTACTGCGGGATGAAGACCCTGTCCTGGCTTTCCTTGAAAACCTACAAGTGGCAAGGGCTCTGGAACATTCCAACCTACAA aGGCAAGATGAAGAGGATTGTGTTCCAGTTCACCCCCTACAGCTGGGTGAAGTTTGAGTGGAAGCCAGCCTCCAGCCTGCGCAGGTGGCTTGCAGTCTGTGGCATCATCTTCGTG TTTTTATTGGCAGAGCTGAACACATTTTACCTGAAGTTTGTGCTGTGGATGCCCCCTGAACACTACTTGGTGCTGCTACGCCTCGTGTTTTTTGTCAACGTGGGAGGAGTGGCCATGAGGGAGATCTACGACTTCATGGACGACCC GAAGTTCCACAAGAAGCTGGGCCAGCAGGCCTGGCTGGTTGCTGCTATTACTGCCACGGAGTTCCTGATCGTTGTCAAGTACGATCCCTACACGCTCACCCTCTCACTGCCCTTCTACATCACCCAGTGCTGGATCCTGGGGATTATCCTGGTGCTCACCTGGACAGCCTGGCGCTTCTTCATCCG GGACATCACCCTGCGGTACAAGGAGATCCGGCGGCAGAAGCAGGAGCACAGGCACGAGAAGGACAAATGCCTGAGCAACGGGGATGGACACTCAGCCCTGCTGGATGAGCCCAACGGGAACAAACTCCGGGAGAGGAAGCTCTGA